TTCCACGAGTTTGCCACGGGCGAGGTCGTAAACGAAGCCGTAAATTGGTTCGCCGCGACGCAGCAGCGCCAGTGAAATCGCGCACATCGGCACGCCGAAAAAGTAATTGTTGGTCCCGTCGATGGGATCAAGCACCCAGCAGAACTCAGCCTCCAGCGCGAGCAGCTCATCTTCCGGGCTCGATTCCTCACTGCAGAAATCGTCCTGGGGAAAGGTTCCCCGTAGCTCGGCGAAGAGTTTTTCCGAGATCGCAAAGTCGGCGAAGGTCACGCGGGTCTCGTCGGCCTTCCAATCGCTGGCGACCACGCCGAACTGACGGCGAAAGAAATCCACCTGTTGCTGGACGGCGACGCGGCCCGCATTGATGCGGTGACGAACGCTGGTCTGCGGATCGCGCCGTAATTTGGTGGAAAGTTTGCCCATCAACTATCGCAGACTTCGTTTTGCAGGATCTGTTCCAAAGTCTGGCGACGGCGAATCAGGCGCAGGCTTCCATCCTTTTCCAGCAGGGCCTCGGCGGCCTCGGGGAAGCTGTTGTAGTTCTTCGCACTCATGGAGGAGCAATAGGCACCGGCTCCTTCGATTACGATCAAATCACCCACGGCGGCCTTGGCCAACTCGCGCGGTTGCAGTGACTCCGGGTCGTCCGCGCCGACGGTCAACACGTCGCCGGATTCACAGCAGTGGCCAACGACGAGGTATTCGGCGGTTTCGCCCGTGTCTTGCTCGGGCACGACGACGATCGGGTGCTGCGCGGCATAGAGCGATGGGCGGAGAATCTCCGTCATCCCGCCATCGAGCTTGAGAAATTCGCGGCCATCGGGCCCGCCGGTCGAGACAACGTCCTGCACCGAGCAAATCAGCGAGCAGGCATTGGCGAGCAGGAAGGTGCCCGGTTCGATCTCCAGCTTGATCTCGCGTCCGGTCTCAGCGGCCAGCTTGGCAAAGGCTTCCTTAACGGGTTGGCCGACCACTTGCAGGTCGGTCGACTTCTCATGCGCCATGCGGCCGACCTTGTAGCCGCCGCCGAGATTGAGCGTCTTTACATCGCCAAAACGGCGCACGAGGTCGAGGCTCAGGTGGCTGACGCGCTCCCAGACGGCGGGGTCGCTGCCCGAGCCGATGTGCGTATGAATGCGCTCGATAGTCAGGCGGTGCTTGGCCGCGATGGCCTCCACTTGGTCAGCCCATTCGTGCCAGATGCCGAAGCTGGAGTGCGGGCCGCCGACGTTGGTCTTGCCGGTGCCGCCGGAGCCGAGGCCCGGGTTGAAGCGCACGCCGCAGCTTTGCCCGGGGAAGAGTTCGCCGAAGCGCTCGAGCTGAGCCAGCGAGCAGGCGTTAAACTTGATGCCAGCCTCATGTAGCTCGGCAAAGTCGTCGGGCATTTGCTGGGTGCTCAGGGAAATGTTGCCAGCGGGCACACCAGCCTTGATCGCGCGGCGGACTTCCCAGCCGGACGAAGCGTCGATGTGGAGGCCCAGCGTAGTGAATAGCTTGAGAATGGCGGCGTTGGGCGCGGCCTTCATGGCGTAGCGAACCGTCAACCCAAAGGCATTGGGAAAGGCGAGCGCGCGCTGCGCCTGTGTCTCCAGCGCTTCGGCGGAGTAAACGTACAAGGGGGATCCGTGAGCGGCGCGGGCATCGCGTGCTTGTTGGGCGGTAAGGTTGCGCAAGGTTTCCATGACGAAAAAGCTAACCAACAAGAACTATTTTCGCGGGCTTTTCCAGCTTGTTTTGGTCTTTGCGGATTTGCTGTGGATGCGTTGGGGGGTGGCGGTTTGGGCTTTTGGGGCATTTTTTGCCAGGTTATCGACGGGGTGTGGGTGAGCTGTAATAATTTTTACCAGTTTTTTCGAAGTGTATAAATAGCTGGTTTTAAAGGAATTACTGAGAGGCTTGGTGTCACTTACGTAACCGGATCGGGGGCTGTTTCGGTTGTCGCTTGTGGTGTATTCTTAGCGCGACTAAGTTGTGAGCCCTATATTATACCAGCCTTATTTAGCCCTAACCGGCTTATTATGGATATCATAACTATCATCAAACTGTTCCTCACATGTGTATCAAAAATCAAGCCGGTGCTCAGCGCAGCGCCGAGGCTAGCTTACCCCATGCGCTAACCGATCATGTGTGCCCTGCACCAAAGCGGGGCTTCACGCTGGTCGAGATCATGATTGTGATCGTTATTGTCGGTCTGCTGGCTACTATCGCCATGCCGGCCTTTCAACGCGCCCGCATGCTCACCCAAAATACGCGATTGGCCAATGACCTGCGCCAGTTCAGCGGCGCTTTCGAGAGCTATAGCCTCGAATTTGGCGCTTGGCCAGCTGACGTCAACGAGGGCGTTTTGCCCCCCGGGATGGAAGGCTACATTACCGATGGCAAGTTCACCGAACGCACCGTTTACGGCGGTAACTATGACTGGGAGGGCCCGGACGCGCACCCATACGCTGGCGTCAGTATCCGCAGCTCCAATCTGGAGGATCTGCAAGCGATCGGGATCGACGAGATCCTGGACAATGGCGATCTGGGCAGCGGTCGTTTCCGCAGCACCGGGGATTCCTACGTGCTTATTCTAGAAGAATAGCGGACGACTACATCGAAGACTTCACGCGGGCGGCTTGATGGTCGCCCGTGTTTTATTTACCCGGTTGATAAACAGCTTGTGAGCTGGGCCAGACGGCTCTATTATTTTCGACACTACTGCAAGCCATGAAAAACTCGACAGCTGCATCTGAGCGCCGTGCCGCCTTTACTCTGGTGGAGATAATGACCGTTATTGTGATTATTGGTCTGCTGGCGATCATGGGCATGCCGGCGTTCCAAAAGGCGCGCATTACTGCGCAAAATACCCGCCTCGCCAATGACTTGCGGGTGTTCGCTGGTGCCTTCGATAACTACTCGGCCGAGCATGGGGCTTGGCCGCCCGACTATGCCGCTGGCGTGGTCCCGACAGAAATGCAGGGCTACCTCGACCCAAGTGAGTTTACGATCCGAACCGTGGTCGGCGGTCGCTACGATTGGAATTATAATAACGGCACCTACCAGGCCGGTATCGCGATTACGGGCTCTCATATGGATGAAGAGCAGGCGACCGAGGTGGACGAGATGCTCGACGATGGTAACCTGAGCACCGGCAAATTCCAAATGGACGGCGCGAACTATGTTTACATCCTCGAGCCCTAGGGGGTGGCTTTTTCTAGCGGGGCCTTAGCAACTGACGTCTTTGCCCTCGCTGCCAAAGTGCTTGAGGCGGTCTTCTATCGGTGTCGCAGATTTGCCAATCGCGCCGCTTGAAGTGGATGACCGGCCCTTGCTGATGCCCTTGTGGTTGCGGTGCATGCAGCCGTTGGCTACGGTGGCTTCACCGAGTGCGATCCACACGCCAACGACGCGATCGTTGAGCGGAAAGTCGAAGTAGGCTTTGTCCTGATGCCAGGGCTTTTCGCGGCCCAGTTGCGGCGGCGTTGATCACTGCGGGTTATTGCGGGTGATAACGATCGGGTTGCTCGGGTAGGGATTGCAGTAGCGTGAACCGACGCTGCTGTAGTTGACGCTGAAATTGCCCGAACTGTAGCTGGCCGACAGGCCTGGTTGCTTCGGCTGGGCTTGTGGCGGGCAGTACGCGCCGCCATTGCCGATGACCACCACCGTGCGTGGCTGCGGATAATAATACGCCGGGTAGGTGTAAGTATAACGCTGAAAATTGGATGCCTGCTCTTCGGCGGCCGCAGCGCGTTGCTCGGCGGCGGCGACCCGGCGCTCCAGTGCGGCCAAGCGCTGCTCTTCGCGGCGCTGCTTGATCTCGGCGGCGCGGGCTTCGGCGAGGGCGAGGGTGGCGTCATATTCTGCCACGATATCCGCCTCCGGGTGGTCCTTGCGCAGTTGGTTCCAGTGTCCCATGATCGCCTTGACGTCGTTTTCGGTGATCGGCGTGGACTCTAGCTCCAGGTAATCCAGCCACATGCGGCCATGGTCGAGGCGCTCGGCAAGGTCCTCCGCCCGGCGCTCAGCCCAGTAGGCGGCCATGTTTTCCTTGGCCTCGGCATCACGCTTTAGCTGGGCGGTTGATTTTAAATTAACCACGGTCACGACTCCGTCCACGAGGGTGATGTCGCCGGCGTCAAACATCAGGCGCTGGCGGTCCCCCAGGTCGAGCTGGCCAATGGGAAACCCCAGTTCCTCGATGACGGCGGCGCGGGTGTCACCGACTTCCACCGCTTGAGCGGCGCTACCGAGTAGGGCTAGAGCCATGATCGCTAAAGAACGCATAATGAAATAATCTAGCAGATTTGGCTAATTTTGCAATTACCGATATTGGCGCTTGTCCAGCGGCGCAGGCTCGGCAAAAGTCCGCCGCGATGAGCGAAGAACCGGCGCACCACCACGGCCACCGCGCCCGCCTGCGCGAGCGATTTATGCGGGGCGGTTTGGACAACTTTGCCGACCATGAGGCGGTGGAGCTGCTACTCACGCTCTGCATCCCGCGGCGCGACGTAAAGCCGCTGGCCAAAAAGCTCTTAGCGCATTTTGGCTCGCTGAAGGGAATCCTGGATGCGCCGATGGACGAGCTGCAGCAGCTCGATGGCATGGGGCAGGTAACGCCCGTTGCGCTGCGCATTATTAAGGAAACCATGGTGCTCTACCTGCGCCAACAGGCTGAGCAATTGCCGATGCTCGACAGCGTGGACGCGCTGATTGATCTTTTCCGTGCACGTCTGGGCGAGCTGAAG
This is a stretch of genomic DNA from Cerasicoccus sp. TK19100. It encodes these proteins:
- a CDS encoding JAB domain-containing protein encodes the protein MSEEPAHHHGHRARLRERFMRGGLDNFADHEAVELLLTLCIPRRDVKPLAKKLLAHFGSLKGILDAPMDELQQLDGMGQVTPVALRIIKETMVLYLRQQAEQLPMLDSVDALIDLFRARLGELKHEVFEVAYLNHSYQLMKNGVERLEEGLANRATVYPQKVARAALQRHAVYVVIAHNHPTGELEPSQQDLRLTTAIKAACDAVGINLLDHIIATSDGATSFLDRELL
- a CDS encoding phytanoyl-CoA dioxygenase family protein, translating into MGREKPWHQDKAYFDFPLNDRVVGVWIALGEATVANGCMHRNHKGISKGRSSTSSGAIGKSATPIEDRLKHFGSEGKDVSC
- a CDS encoding inositol monophosphatase family protein; this encodes MGKLSTKLRRDPQTSVRHRINAGRVAVQQQVDFFRRQFGVVASDWKADETRVTFADFAISEKLFAELRGTFPQDDFCSEESSPEDELLALEAEFCWVLDPIDGTNNYFFGVPMCAISLALLRRGEPIYGFVYDLARGKLVEGGPEFGVIDGSTKASAKTSPLDKHSILALHFPMKPAETTALREWLENYRVRSFGSSTLALTYTALGKLDGCLDTRVKVWDIAAAYALIKGAGGDFHWFDEPAFPMTDFKVDQPKLRFAAGSTAFVEAAAKLDIGRKKEKD
- a CDS encoding type II secretion system protein → MKNSTAASERRAAFTLVEIMTVIVIIGLLAIMGMPAFQKARITAQNTRLANDLRVFAGAFDNYSAEHGAWPPDYAAGVVPTEMQGYLDPSEFTIRTVVGGRYDWNYNNGTYQAGIAITGSHMDEEQATEVDEMLDDGNLSTGKFQMDGANYVYILEP
- a CDS encoding diaminopimelate decarboxylase, which produces METLRNLTAQQARDARAAHGSPLYVYSAEALETQAQRALAFPNAFGLTVRYAMKAAPNAAILKLFTTLGLHIDASSGWEVRRAIKAGVPAGNISLSTQQMPDDFAELHEAGIKFNACSLAQLERFGELFPGQSCGVRFNPGLGSGGTGKTNVGGPHSSFGIWHEWADQVEAIAAKHRLTIERIHTHIGSGSDPAVWERVSHLSLDLVRRFGDVKTLNLGGGYKVGRMAHEKSTDLQVVGQPVKEAFAKLAAETGREIKLEIEPGTFLLANACSLICSVQDVVSTGGPDGREFLKLDGGMTEILRPSLYAAQHPIVVVPEQDTGETAEYLVVGHCCESGDVLTVGADDPESLQPRELAKAAVGDLIVIEGAGAYCSSMSAKNYNSFPEAAEALLEKDGSLRLIRRRQTLEQILQNEVCDS
- a CDS encoding carbohydrate porin — its product is MALALLGSAAQAVEVGDTRAAVIEELGFPIGQLDLGDRQRLMFDAGDITLVDGVVTVVNLKSTAQLKRDAEAKENMAAYWAERRAEDLAERLDHGRMWLDYLELESTPITENDVKAIMGHWNQLRKDHPEADIVAEYDATLALAEARAAEIKQRREEQRLAALERRVAAAEQRAAAAEEQASNFQRYTYTYPAYYYPQPRTVVVIGNGGAYCPPQAQPKQPGLSASYSSGNFSVNYSSVGSRYCNPYPSNPIVITRNNPQ
- a CDS encoding type II secretion system protein; amino-acid sequence: MCIKNQAGAQRSAEASLPHALTDHVCPAPKRGFTLVEIMIVIVIVGLLATIAMPAFQRARMLTQNTRLANDLRQFSGAFESYSLEFGAWPADVNEGVLPPGMEGYITDGKFTERTVYGGNYDWEGPDAHPYAGVSIRSSNLEDLQAIGIDEILDNGDLGSGRFRSTGDSYVLILEE